The Streptomyces aurantiacus genome includes a region encoding these proteins:
- a CDS encoding SCO5389 family protein encodes MSLDVSPALLEKAERGEVDEAEFVDCVRTSLPYAWEMVSSLVAQLKVDGGNFADNQTPPPDEQARGQLLRALASDAIRGALQRHFGVRLAFQNCHRVAVFPLDGSVDDTLARFTSVRSQLLNQSPEFRDC; translated from the coding sequence ATGTCGCTGGACGTCTCACCGGCCCTACTCGAAAAGGCCGAGCGAGGCGAGGTCGACGAAGCGGAATTCGTCGACTGCGTCCGGACCTCCCTGCCCTACGCATGGGAGATGGTCAGCTCCCTGGTGGCTCAGCTGAAGGTGGACGGCGGCAACTTCGCCGACAACCAGACGCCTCCGCCGGACGAGCAGGCGCGTGGCCAGCTGCTGCGTGCGCTCGCGAGCGACGCGATACGCGGTGCGCTGCAGCGGCACTTCGGCGTACGCCTGGCCTTCCAGAACTGCCACCGGGTGGCAGTGTTCCCGCTGGACGGCTCGGTGGACGACACTCTGGCCCGCTTCACGTCGGTGCGCAGTCAGCTGCTGAACCAGTCGCCGGAGTTCCGGGACTGCTGA
- a CDS encoding ATP/GTP-binding protein, producing the protein MSPRRNRPKGADGSGRSASADGSDPSDRYGGWQSSESWRGDSWSVRHVAGASAQGKTYRCPGCDQQIPSGVPHVVAWPEHSGVDDRRHWHKACWNAKDRRTTRVQRSRNAPRF; encoded by the coding sequence GTGTCCCCGCGTCGCAACCGTCCCAAGGGCGCGGACGGCTCCGGTCGGAGCGCGTCCGCAGACGGATCGGACCCCTCCGACCGCTACGGGGGCTGGCAGTCCTCGGAGAGCTGGCGGGGCGACTCGTGGAGCGTGCGGCACGTGGCGGGGGCGAGCGCGCAGGGCAAGACGTACCGCTGCCCCGGCTGCGACCAGCAGATCCCCTCCGGTGTCCCGCACGTGGTGGCCTGGCCCGAGCACTCCGGTGTCGACGACCGCCGTCACTGGCACAAGGCGTGCTGGAACGCGAAGGACCGCCGCACCACGCGGGTGCAGCGGTCCCGTAACGCGCCGAGGTT
- a CDS encoding LLM class flavin-dependent oxidoreductase gives MRVGSFVLAAQFPGQGQGEALHRAVRSAEVAEEAGLDTVWLAEHHFVPYGTCPSAVTLAALLLGRTRRIRVGTAVSVLPTVHPVALGEQAALLHVTSGGRFSLGVGRGGPWVDLEVFGMGLEAYEQGFPESLDLLVRWLRRPSVAGGSERFDFREVPVVPRPSEALSGGEGPEVVVACTSPASVRLAAERKLPMLLGMHVGDEEKAEMVALWRSCALAAGHTPDDIADAAHVSAGVAQIADRRTDAVETLLKTMPGWLKQGLDAHVTVDDRKRSMRDPLAYTELLCGLHPVGTPRLCADRLAATSERTGITRFALLVEGTGDLAATEENVRRLGGEVLPRLR, from the coding sequence ATGCGCGTAGGAAGTTTTGTTCTGGCGGCCCAGTTCCCAGGACAGGGCCAGGGCGAGGCGCTGCACCGCGCGGTGCGGTCCGCGGAGGTCGCCGAGGAGGCCGGCCTCGACACGGTATGGCTTGCCGAGCACCACTTCGTGCCGTACGGGACGTGCCCGTCGGCCGTGACACTCGCGGCGTTACTGCTCGGCCGCACCCGCCGTATCCGCGTGGGCACGGCGGTCAGCGTGCTGCCCACCGTGCACCCGGTGGCGCTGGGCGAGCAGGCCGCGCTGCTGCACGTGACGTCCGGCGGGCGCTTCTCGCTCGGGGTGGGACGCGGGGGCCCCTGGGTCGACCTCGAGGTCTTCGGGATGGGCCTGGAGGCGTACGAGCAGGGGTTCCCGGAATCACTCGATCTGCTGGTGCGGTGGCTGCGCCGGCCGTCCGTCGCGGGCGGGTCCGAGCGCTTCGACTTCCGCGAAGTCCCCGTCGTGCCACGGCCGTCGGAGGCCCTGTCGGGCGGCGAGGGCCCCGAGGTCGTCGTGGCCTGCACCTCCCCGGCGAGCGTCCGGCTGGCCGCCGAGCGCAAACTGCCGATGCTGCTCGGCATGCACGTAGGGGACGAGGAGAAGGCCGAGATGGTCGCGCTGTGGCGTTCGTGCGCGCTCGCCGCGGGGCACACCCCCGACGACATCGCGGACGCCGCCCACGTCTCGGCCGGGGTCGCACAGATCGCGGACCGGCGGACGGACGCGGTGGAGACGCTCCTGAAGACCATGCCGGGCTGGCTGAAGCAGGGGCTCGACGCGCATGTGACGGTGGACGACCGAAAGCGTTCGATGCGCGATCCCCTGGCGTACACCGAACTGCTCTGCGGCCTCCACCCGGTGGGCACCCCCCGCCTGTGCGCCGACCGCCTCGCGGCGACCTCCGAGCGCACGGGGATCACCCGCTTCGCCCTCCTCGTGGAAGGCACCGGTGATCTCGCGGCCACGGAGGAGAACGTCCGGCGCCTGGGGGGCGAGGTACTGCCACGGCTGAGGTGA
- a CDS encoding 3-hydroxyacyl-CoA dehydrogenase family protein, producing the protein MARKLAVIGAGLMGSGIAQVSAQAGWDVVLRDVTDEALTRGTDGIKASFDRFVSKGKLDADAAGAALGCITTTTDLDAAADADIVVEAVFEKLEVKHEIFRTLDGLVKDETVLASNTSAIPITKIAAATGRPERVVGVHFFSPVPMMQLCELVRGYKTSDETLATAREFAESVGKTCIVVNRDVAGFVTTRLISALVVEAAKLYESGVATAEDIDLACKLGFGHAMGPLATADLTGVDILLHATGNIYTESQDEKFAPPELMRRMVDAGDIGRKSGQGFYTY; encoded by the coding sequence GTGGCACGGAAGCTCGCCGTCATCGGAGCCGGACTCATGGGTTCCGGTATCGCCCAGGTCTCGGCGCAGGCCGGCTGGGACGTCGTCCTGCGGGATGTCACCGACGAGGCGCTGACCCGTGGCACCGACGGCATCAAGGCCTCGTTCGACAGGTTCGTGAGCAAGGGGAAGCTGGACGCGGACGCGGCCGGGGCGGCGCTGGGGTGCATCACCACGACCACCGATCTGGACGCGGCCGCCGACGCCGACATCGTCGTCGAGGCCGTCTTCGAGAAGCTGGAAGTCAAGCACGAGATCTTCCGGACGCTCGACGGGCTGGTGAAGGACGAGACCGTACTGGCCTCCAACACCTCCGCCATCCCGATCACCAAGATCGCGGCGGCCACCGGGCGCCCGGAGCGCGTCGTCGGCGTCCACTTCTTCTCGCCGGTCCCGATGATGCAGCTCTGCGAGCTCGTCCGCGGCTACAAGACGAGCGACGAAACGCTCGCCACCGCCCGGGAGTTCGCCGAGTCGGTCGGCAAGACCTGCATCGTCGTCAACCGTGACGTGGCGGGCTTCGTGACCACCCGGCTCATCTCGGCCCTCGTCGTCGAGGCGGCCAAGCTGTACGAGTCGGGCGTGGCCACCGCCGAGGACATCGACCTCGCCTGCAAGCTGGGCTTCGGTCACGCCATGGGACCCCTCGCCACCGCCGACCTCACGGGCGTCGACATCCTGCTGCACGCGACGGGCAACATCTACACCGAGTCCCAGGACGAGAAGTTCGCACCGCCGGAACTGATGCGCCGGATGGTTGATGCCGGTGACATCGGGCGCAAGAGCGGGCAGGGCTTCTACACGTACTGA
- a CDS encoding ATP-binding protein, whose protein sequence is MDPMNRGPEEYGHDDSAPRQRPPRDPLTHVLGQGSAPHTPALARTVQLVAGDHLLTVNPVDGSEIELCPPGERPPRPTKFSAAERAEAARSNRPPVPPGASPARLPLLERQEERERLVRLLARGRSVRLTGPSGSGRTVLLDAVADDCADLAPDGVVRLSGHRRTADDLLHDLFAAVHNAPLHRPEQDELLALVHEIGAVVVLDDVEFGGSALDDLLDATPECAFLVSATPEIAAPSTDSLLEEVFLGGLGRGGGLELLERAVGRVLTEDEANWAGDLWFESEGLPLRFVQAGALLRQRDQLRADPSAFDEFGYYEDAPVDAPFDAEDGHDVPLPSLAEGAAPAALLASRLSESARATLRFAVALGGEVPHQAHLPALVGDTHADAALAELVGCALVTPVGSHYRLAAGVQTQLEAAGYASDVGETVHSAARHYAWWAGHPSVTPERVSAEADAVLAALTALAPVTVPPAEDEESSTAVELARTAAPAFAAGLHWSAWERALRSGAEAARLSGEVSDQAYFHHELGILALCGGQLDRARAELEASIGLRGALADKRGAVAGRRALALVADRSGTTPPAGATPPAGIGPTAGEEVPDARYEESASPPGGVPAAFAPVPSLQGPGEPATLITHRTGSSSSAKTGGVKGLVHGTRRNLVAAGAGALLAAVLGTVVTLGATSNPDDNTPSEKVGVNPSASAGEGGDGLGAERPRKGSSDADSTNRPADPGEDGVLGTDDDPTPTASTEPSDDPSGSKEPSPSKSTTKPPTSPRPPTSPKPTPTPTPTPTPTPTPTPTGPSGEPSETPPSTPETSDSASGPASSPAETGSVASSPADTGAPAGSGTVGTSPVI, encoded by the coding sequence ATGGACCCGATGAACCGGGGACCCGAAGAGTACGGCCACGACGACTCGGCGCCGCGACAGCGCCCACCACGCGATCCTCTGACGCACGTGCTGGGGCAGGGGAGCGCCCCGCACACGCCGGCACTGGCCCGCACCGTGCAGCTCGTCGCGGGCGATCACCTGCTCACCGTCAACCCCGTCGACGGCAGCGAGATCGAGCTCTGCCCGCCGGGCGAGCGGCCGCCGCGGCCCACGAAGTTCAGCGCAGCCGAGCGGGCCGAGGCGGCCCGCTCGAACCGACCGCCCGTGCCCCCCGGGGCCTCGCCGGCCAGACTGCCGCTCCTGGAGCGCCAGGAGGAGCGCGAGAGGCTCGTACGCCTGCTCGCGCGGGGACGCTCCGTACGGCTCACCGGGCCCTCGGGCTCGGGCCGGACCGTGCTCCTGGACGCCGTCGCCGACGACTGCGCGGACCTCGCGCCCGACGGCGTGGTCCGCCTCAGCGGCCACCGCCGTACGGCGGACGACCTGCTGCACGACCTCTTCGCGGCCGTCCACAACGCCCCGCTGCACCGGCCGGAACAGGACGAACTGCTCGCCCTCGTCCACGAGATCGGCGCGGTCGTCGTCCTGGACGACGTGGAGTTCGGCGGCAGCGCGCTCGACGACCTGCTCGACGCGACACCCGAGTGCGCCTTCCTGGTCTCCGCGACACCCGAGATCGCCGCACCGTCCACCGACTCGCTCCTCGAAGAGGTCTTCCTGGGCGGACTCGGCCGCGGCGGCGGTCTCGAACTGCTGGAGCGGGCCGTCGGCCGCGTCCTGACCGAGGACGAGGCCAACTGGGCCGGTGACCTGTGGTTCGAGTCCGAGGGGCTCCCGCTGCGCTTCGTCCAGGCCGGCGCCCTGCTGCGCCAGCGCGACCAGCTGCGCGCCGACCCGAGCGCCTTCGACGAGTTCGGCTACTACGAGGACGCGCCCGTGGACGCGCCCTTCGACGCCGAGGACGGCCACGACGTGCCGCTGCCCTCGCTCGCCGAGGGTGCCGCGCCCGCCGCGCTGCTCGCCTCACGGCTCAGCGAGTCGGCGCGCGCGACCCTGCGCTTCGCCGTCGCGCTGGGCGGCGAGGTCCCGCACCAGGCGCATCTGCCCGCCCTCGTGGGGGACACGCACGCGGACGCCGCGCTCGCGGAGCTCGTCGGCTGCGCGCTCGTCACCCCGGTCGGCTCGCACTACCGGCTCGCGGCCGGCGTACAGACCCAGCTGGAAGCGGCGGGCTACGCCTCCGACGTCGGGGAAACGGTCCACAGCGCCGCCCGGCACTACGCCTGGTGGGCCGGGCATCCGTCCGTCACCCCGGAGCGGGTCTCCGCAGAGGCGGACGCCGTGCTCGCCGCGCTGACCGCCCTGGCGCCGGTCACCGTCCCGCCCGCCGAGGACGAGGAGAGCTCCACCGCGGTGGAGCTGGCCCGGACGGCCGCGCCCGCGTTCGCCGCGGGACTGCACTGGAGCGCCTGGGAGCGTGCGCTGCGCTCCGGCGCCGAGGCGGCCCGGCTCTCCGGCGAGGTCTCGGATCAAGCCTATTTCCACCATGAGTTGGGCATCCTGGCGCTCTGCGGCGGACAGCTCGACCGGGCCCGCGCCGAACTGGAGGCCTCCATCGGCCTGCGCGGCGCCCTCGCGGACAAGCGCGGCGCCGTCGCGGGCCGACGTGCCCTCGCCCTGGTCGCGGACCGCTCGGGCACCACACCTCCGGCGGGCGCCACACCCCCGGCGGGCATCGGCCCGACCGCGGGCGAGGAGGTGCCCGACGCGCGGTACGAGGAGTCGGCGTCACCGCCCGGAGGCGTGCCGGCCGCGTTCGCACCGGTCCCCTCGCTGCAGGGGCCCGGCGAGCCCGCCACACTGATCACGCACCGGACCGGGTCCTCCTCCTCGGCGAAGACCGGCGGGGTCAAGGGCCTGGTCCACGGCACCCGGCGCAATCTGGTGGCGGCCGGGGCGGGCGCTCTGCTCGCCGCCGTGCTCGGCACGGTGGTGACGCTCGGAGCGACCTCCAACCCGGACGACAACACCCCGTCGGAGAAGGTCGGCGTCAACCCGTCGGCCAGCGCGGGCGAGGGCGGCGACGGACTCGGCGCGGAACGGCCGAGGAAGGGCAGCAGCGACGCGGACTCGACGAACCGGCCGGCCGACCCGGGCGAGGACGGTGTCCTCGGGACCGACGACGACCCGACGCCGACTGCGAGCACCGAGCCGTCGGACGACCCGAGCGGGTCGAAGGAGCCGAGCCCGAGCAAGTCCACGACGAAGCCGCCGACCTCACCCAGGCCGCCGACCTCGCCGAAGCCGACGCCCACGCCGACGCCCACCCCGACCCCGACGCCGACTCCTACGCCGACCGGGCCCTCCGGGGAGCCCAGCGAGACACCGCCGTCGACCCCGGAGACCTCGGACTCGGCCAGCGGCCCGGCATCCAGCCCGGCCGAGACCGGCAGCGTCGCGAGCAGCCCGGCGGACACCGGCGCACCCGCCGGCTCCGGCACGGTCGGCACGTCGCCGGTGATCTGA
- a CDS encoding STAS domain-containing protein: MHIRGDHAELVVGGRLDVRSAADARTVLHSAVDDGAGDLVLDLSELDSWDATGLGVIMGAHRRAGRCGRRLVLRGVPPQMQRLLVATRLHRILAIEGGIGVESLPRV, encoded by the coding sequence ATGCACATCAGGGGCGACCACGCCGAGCTGGTCGTCGGGGGCCGCCTCGACGTCCGCAGCGCGGCGGACGCCCGTACGGTCCTGCACTCGGCCGTCGACGACGGAGCCGGCGACCTGGTGCTCGACCTGTCAGAGCTGGACTCCTGGGACGCCACCGGGCTCGGTGTCATCATGGGGGCCCACCGGCGGGCGGGGCGGTGCGGCCGGAGGCTTGTGCTGCGCGGCGTCCCGCCGCAGATGCAGCGCCTGCTGGTGGCCACCCGCCTCCACCGGATCCTGGCGATCGAGGGCGGAATCGGCGTCGAATCGCTGCCCCGTGTGTGA
- the nucS gene encoding endonuclease NucS produces the protein MRLVIARCSVDYAGRLTAHLPSAPRLILVKADGSVSIHADDRAYKPLNWMSPPCTLKEGPGDGEGTAGVWTVINKAGEKLIITMEEVLHDSSHELGVDPGLIKDGVEAHLQELLADRIDTLGEGYSLIRREYMTAIGPVDILCRDAEGRTVAVEIKRRGEIDGVEQLTRYLELLNRDPHLAPVRGIFAAQEIKPQARVLATDRGIGCAVLDYNALRGIEDDKLRLF, from the coding sequence ATGCGTCTCGTCATTGCCCGCTGCTCCGTTGACTACGCGGGCCGGCTCACCGCCCATCTCCCGTCGGCCCCCCGCCTCATCCTCGTGAAGGCGGACGGCAGTGTCTCGATCCATGCGGACGACCGGGCCTACAAGCCCCTCAACTGGATGTCGCCGCCCTGCACTCTGAAGGAGGGTCCGGGGGACGGTGAAGGCACTGCGGGTGTCTGGACCGTCATCAACAAGGCGGGCGAGAAGCTCATCATCACCATGGAGGAGGTCCTCCACGACTCCTCGCACGAGCTCGGCGTGGACCCCGGCCTGATCAAGGACGGCGTGGAGGCGCACCTCCAGGAGCTCCTGGCCGACCGCATCGACACCCTCGGAGAGGGCTACTCGCTGATCCGCCGCGAGTACATGACGGCCATCGGCCCGGTCGACATCCTCTGCCGCGACGCGGAGGGCCGTACCGTCGCCGTGGAGATCAAGCGGCGCGGCGAGATCGACGGCGTGGAGCAACTGACGCGCTACCTGGAGCTGTTGAACCGCGACCCGCACCTCGCGCCGGTCCGCGGCATCTTCGCCGCCCAGGAGATCAAGCCCCAGGCGCGCGTCCTCGCCACGGACCGGGGCATCGGCTGCGCGGTCCTCGACTACAACGCGCTGCGGGGCATCGAGGACGACAAGCTGCGGCTGTTCTGA
- a CDS encoding cob(I)yrinic acid a,c-diamide adenosyltransferase, with protein sequence MVNLTRIYTRTGDRGTTALGDMSRTAKTDLRISAYADTNEANAVIGTAIALGGLDEEVVKVLTRVQNDLFDVGADLSTPVVEKPEFPPLRVEQFYVDKLEADCDHFNGQLEKLRSFILPGGTPGAALLHQACTVVRRAERSTWAALEAHGEVMNALTATYLNRLSDLLFILARTANKEVGDVLWVPGGER encoded by the coding sequence ATGGTCAATCTGACGCGCATCTACACCAGGACCGGCGACCGGGGCACGACGGCCCTCGGCGACATGAGCCGGACCGCGAAGACGGATCTGCGGATCTCGGCGTACGCGGACACCAACGAGGCGAACGCGGTCATCGGTACGGCGATCGCTCTCGGCGGCCTCGACGAGGAGGTCGTGAAGGTCCTCACCCGCGTCCAGAACGACCTGTTCGACGTGGGCGCCGACCTGTCCACCCCGGTCGTCGAGAAGCCCGAGTTCCCGCCGCTGCGCGTCGAGCAGTTCTACGTCGACAAGCTGGAGGCGGACTGCGACCACTTCAACGGGCAGTTGGAGAAGCTCCGCTCCTTCATCCTCCCCGGCGGCACGCCCGGCGCGGCCCTCCTCCACCAGGCGTGCACGGTGGTCCGCCGGGCCGAGCGGTCGACCTGGGCGGCGCTGGAGGCCCACGGCGAGGTGATGAACGCGCTGACGGCGACCTACCTCAACCGCCTGTCCGACCTCCTGTTCATCCTGGCCAGGACGGCGAACAAGGAGGTCGGGGACGTGCTGTGGGTCCCGGGCGGTGAGCGCTAG